A segment of the Anguilla anguilla isolate fAngAng1 chromosome 6, fAngAng1.pri, whole genome shotgun sequence genome:
AATGCTTTGTGTAAAGAATATAATTGGTTCCATTTTTCCCTGCGCTCGTTGTTTGACATGTGGGGTCAAATACTTCCACGAACGCGGAAAAACCTGGTTGTAGTTTACATTTGTGCAATAATATGAAAAGGCTTCTGCACCCCATGTATAAATATCAGCACATATCATACTGGCGGCTCGAACTGTGTTTAACATTCGAGTCCAGCGTGGGGTTCACGTGCGATCTAGATTATtccacaggtgtttctgtaCATGGGAGAGTGACTGCTCTCTCCTTCCCACCCATAACCAACAACAGTACACCATTATTATTACCACTTtaaggctttgttttttttttcttcaaaattctaagctggtgttctagaactccattgctttcagttaccagtagtgattgttacatcagcattagaatgttcagttaagaacattcttatCACATAATTGTGATCTTACCATTTAAACCCTTTATGGTAATACCTTAAGGATGCTATTGTCATTCTCAATAAAGAGCTGTAAAGAATTTTCATAGTAAAtctaaaatggaaatgtaaaaattgcttagtttaaaaaaaaaggaagaggcaGCCAGGAACTGCAGCTGGTGCATTTTGTTGGAATGATTGCTCACTTACATTCGGAGTCCCAGACAGCTGTTGGAACCAAACTGTGCATTCAAGACATGTAAATGAATCCTTTATACAGTGTAGAACAAGAAATCCGAAACCCAAAGTTCCTTTTCAGACATGGCCATTGCGAACTGAGAAACTAGAAAGTCCCAAGAATAAAATCGGAAATTATGATTCCAGTCAAAGGAAGACGTTCCATCCTACCAAATCCAATCGCAACAGCACGTCCCTAAGCGTACATCCTTCAACACGAGGCGCAACGGAGAAGTTGTTCTCGCCCGCTCTCCTTTCAGGTGGTGGCGCGGCGGCGATTGTTTTTGTTGCAGAGCGAATTGCCGGGCCGATCCCAAACTCCCGCCAGAACTCTCGTGCGCGATACTTACGGTGCATTCTTGCATTTCCTGTTCCTTGGTGGCAAGCCGCATGACCAGGATGTTCTCGCGCCGCGCGgactcctgctgctgctgcttcagctTCTCCTCCGACTCCTTCAGGCCGGTCACATCGTTCgctgcaccagcagcagcaaaaaacaatttgaaaaaaaatctaagttaAGTTTATGTTTATAAGTTTATATTTATTCTAAATAACGCAGAAAGAAATTATTCCAAATATGTGCAAGAAATCGTTTTAAAAAGCTCAGTtataaaactgtcaaaatagCTTTGATGGAAACTGCTTCAATGCTTGGGATGCTTAATTGAGGTTGACATTCTGAATTACttacaaaacataaacagaagCATTAAGGGCAACCATGGTTGTCCAGATACTATAAGGGATGTGAACAAGAACTCCAAATAaccccttttcatttttaatttatgtcaaccacgatttttttttatataacaataacTCGCAGGCTGTCAAATGGTCTCCCAGTAGTCAAAGTAAATTCTGGGTCTCTTTTCAAACATGATCTGTGCATGACATGAACCTTTTCTTCTCGACAAAAGTATGTTTTTCTTATAGTGCAGAAGTAAAAACATGCTATTTATGGTGCAGAAAACTGTCCCAGTACCAGTGCAATTCACAGTGCAAATCAACTGCTTACAAAATTGAAATGCACAATGCAAGTAGATTACACTACTAGCCCAATGCCAGATACTACAAAAGTCAACACACTGAGAAATTTCACAGTATCAATTTATAATTTGTAATCCCACTTCTACTTAAGGCACTACCAACTAGGACTTGGCTAGCTGCTAGCAAATAAGTGGCATTACATTGCCTATAGCTACTACAAGGCAGTACAGTCTGGGCTTCACACAGTATAAGACTTACTATTTAAATCAGCATATTTTGTCTCCAGAACCTGGACATATGCTTCGTGCTGCTTCCACCTAAAGGTAAAGAAAGACGGTGAGCATTAATGGAACACCACCTCAGGCTAAAAAGACTTTCACTCTCACACTGAACAGTTTGTGTGTCTACTCACCTAACGCACAGTTCTTCTCTGGTCAGGGTCTTCAGATCAGATTCACTAAGGCGAACCTAGGTCAAATCACGAATGTCAACAATGAGTAAAAGCAATCTACTTTATTAACACAACGGTTTACATACACTTATTTTAAAACCTGAAATATGCATCAACTTACCCTTTTAGGGAGAGGCTCTTCGTTAGTCATTCTGAACTCTGGAAAAGCAGAGGAAGAAACAATGAGCTTACATTCATTTCCCATTTAAGCCAAATATTTGCAGGGTGAAGAACTAAATGAAACGTATTATCACTGACAAACAAATCTGCAAGATAGTTTCCCCTCTGCCTAGCTAAGAAAGTCGCTGACTAACTGTGCCCGCTGATGTGTTTCAACGGTCTGGGATGGATATATATCACGGCGCGTACACGTGGTCATTATTCTTGTTGATGGCAAGCTAGCAACTCAAACCAAGCACTTGCATACTTTTCTGCTGGCGAGTTGGTAAACATGACTAAAGATTTACCAAACAGCAAGCAAATCACGTGTCCATGGCTTGCCATAGTACGTGACTTAAGATCCTGAGTGGTAACGAGCCATTATTAATCGGTCCATTGTGGCTGTATGGTCCGTTGTGGTTAGGCCATTTCCCGGTGCAGATTTCTGGTTCGAGCCTAGCCTGTTAGCCGTTAGCAAAATCGTCATGACCAACGTCAATTTCGGGTTTAAATCACAGTACTACAAAGGTATCAGAGAATAACGACGGACacacaaatttacaaaaaatctcCCCATTTGCTTGCTGGACAACCACAATCTAGTTTTAATATGCGGCACAGTCCTCTGCTTATTTCTATTGCCGCACACCCAGCGGTTAGCAACATAGCTCATATCAGGGATTTTCGGCAAGGATACGTGCAATTATCTAACCTCGGATTGGCAACACGTCCAGTTAGCAAGctatatttctacatttattattattattattattattttaagcaaCCAGATGAAATGTCGCGTTGCTGTGCGCTACTAGATGTCCTCCCTTAGCTTCGATAGGACATAGGAATCGCGCCGTTTCCGTACCATGAACTGGCGCTAGCTACTCGCTCACCTCGCCAGTCGGCTAACAGCTtgggagaaacaaaaaaacggcAATGCGATGTATCTCTCTCTAGATTGCAGAAATAGTGGGTACCTACACACGCGTGCAACACGAGTAAAACAACTTTAGTCCGGATATCTTGAAACCTGCCGGTTTTTTGGTATTAGCAGTTTCTTGTCACAAAATGGCGGAGAAAGAGGAGACTCTCCCAGCCCAACAAGAAACACTTTCCTTCCTACCGATGACTAAATGCACAGACACTAAAAATACTTACCAGACCCTTCCTTGCTTAGATTTTAAAATCTAACGACTTTACACGGTGCAATGTCTAACCAAGGAATAATCGCGTCTCTTACGTGTATGTTTTATCCTAATAATCCCTTGCTTTTAACCTGTTATTCGTACGAATTCATCGTCGCCGCCATCATCAGCGAGGGTAAGATTGTGCCGTAAAGCATCGCAGCTAAAGTGGGAGGGACAAGCATCAGTACTGGGTATGTGGGAGTCAAAAACAAGTTCTGTTGCACACATTGAATTCTCACAgaataaaatggtaaatatatataatgaggTGATGTGACTACATTAGCCAATGTCAAATAcacaacatataaaataaatcttgGTAGACAACCCAGCTAACTACATTATTTCCCGTACAGCGCACTTCACAGATAAAGCTCACCTATGGCATGCAAGTTACTGCTGCTAGGTGACTATCTTTATACTCAGCCAATAATACACTAATAactccaaaatatttttaaaattttattttaatcattaaacTAAAGCTCATATTACATTTGGGATATTTAGGTAATGTTTAATGAATCATCAATAACCAGCTACtattatttagctagctaaacaCACTTTGGAAAGCTAACGTTTTAACCTTAGCTAATATGAGTATGTTAAATACTAAGTATTGCATTAAATATCAAACCGTGTCAACGAGCCACCCACTGCAGTGCATAAACTTGGttcatacaaatacatttaatggGTAATTTAGACAGATGCGTTTCGTGTTATGTAACAATATTGTTACACTAcgttcagatttattttcagcaaaataCGACAGCTGTTGTCATGTCTTTCCTGTGCAGTGTGCAACAAAATGGAGAGGGAAAAACCATTTTCAGAAAGGGAGCACCGTTAAAAATGTCTGtcaatttctgtttaaataattCACGTTGACTTCAGAAATGAAGCGCGATTTTAAGAATAACTGTGCTTTTAAAGGCCGTACCATTACTTGTCGATTTGTACGTCTCTGTTCATCCGTCAATGGTACACATAATGGTACTTTCCTCTCTAGCACGTACCGTTTATGCTTAAATTTCAAGGGCAGCGTGTGCCGTGAGGTTAAAACTTCCAGCAAACCGCAGGCTGTAAAGAAAGCACTGCCTGGGACTGCGTAGATCCACTATGCTCTGCAAAGCCGGTTATATTCGCAGGTAAAATAAATTGCGCGGTCAAGTCTAAGATATGCACTGCCGCAATTATGTTCAACACTTGTAAAATTAAGCACTTTAAAACAGCGCTAGCTATGTTGCGATTGTGCCAAGTTGGTGCATACGCCGAGGCATTAGTCATGTTGTTAAATCGCTCGTTTGCTCAGCTACAGTCAAGCAAGCAGCACGGGAATGCTTCCTAGCTAATGACCTACGCAGCAGGAATGTCTGTTCCTAAACTAAAGGCTAATTAATCTGCTCCTCCGCCATATCAGCAACTGGTACACTATTTAAATTAACATATACTAAAGCTTTCTGGTAAGGTAACTATGATGGATGGCTATGAATTCAGCCCGAATGAAATgactaaaaaaacaacagacgtAGTAGGTGTGCACTATGTATATCCTACCTGCATCAGTGTGTAGTACTGCATAAACGTAGCCGTAGCTATTCACCCCTGGCAAATAATTAACAAGGCACCAGGCTGGTCATATAGCAAGGTACACTTTGTCAACATGCTAACGTAGCTGGTAAGAAGTCGTATTGCTACGACTGTTGCTGTAGTGTAGGTTGCTTTAGTCAAGATAAAAGCATTTGTCTTTGACTCGTGTAGTCTAGCAAGGCAGTGTAATAAAGTACATTTCTATAAATTGGCAAAAGGCTATAGCCAGCAGACATGGTGCCGTCTACGATAAAATAATGGGTATTTCATTACAGTGAGGTTTTACCGACAATTACACGTGTATGATCTGTTTGAATACGCACATTGAAGTCAGTGCTGTCCTCTGCAATATAATTTCTTTAAGTGACAGAAATAATACGACATGATGTTGTGCCGTAGATGCGCCGCTTCCCTGAGCTGCCTGGCGTCCAGGCAGAAGCATACGCTCCCCGATCTCACCTATGACTATGGGGCGCTGGAGCCGCACATCAATGCGGCGATCATGCAGCTTCACCACAGCAAGCATCACGCCACCTATGTCAACAACCTCAACGTCACCGAGGAGAAGTACCAGGAAGCACTGACCAGAGGTACAATTGAAAAGTTCTGTTCATCCGagctgcagctgtttttttgttttttttcgttcTCTTCCCCCCTCAACAAACGATCGGGGATCATCCTACCTGCCCTTGAACCAGTGTGTGGGCTAAATACAGTAATGGGGTGGAAGTGATCCAAGGCCATGGCCTTGGACTAAACCTATCCATAATACACCTAGCGTTGCACCTGTCTGCAGTGTTCATATTACACAGTGGTATgctgtaatggttagggaactgggcttgtaactcaaaagTTTCTGATTAATTTCCCAGTGGGCATTGCCATTGTACACTCCAGCAAGATACCCCAGCTGAATTGCTTTATTAAAATAGCCAGCTGTTTAAGTGTGAAAGTGTAATTCTGGATATTCACTTGGAAGAATATAATATTCTTCCATCTAGGCATTCAGATGAAAACCTGGCTACTTTTGGCTGagaagtgaaagttttctagctgtCTAGGATTTTTGCCAGGCTACatctgggtaaaacctgagctacaTTGGTGTTAACGTAGTCCATTTGTAAAAAtatctctcaacctagatttcctcCCCTCTAGATGCCTAGATTCCAGATTTTGCTCACTGGTACTGTATCTTCATTTACATTGTAAAGTTGGATAATACAGTTGTACAAAAATAATGAGGCACACACGGGCAGATAAGGGGATAACGGTAGTGATGTGTGATTTGATGTTACTGCAGGGCTTgaagtgatttattttaattaaatgttgtcAGTATATTTGGGATGAGGAGTGTTTTAGGAAAAAGTATTCCTGGGAGTCAGAGAAGTATCTTTGGTATTTTCTAGGTTGAACGGTCCATGTGTTGCTTAAATCTGCGTTGGTTCCTTAATTGCCTGAAATTGCCCTGCTTTTGATACCTGGCTGACggtgtttttctcccccttgtCCTTGGCTGAAAGACGGAGCTTAGAGGTGCTGGAAGACGCGCTGGGTGACGTCTCTctcggggggctgggggtgatgTGGCTCTGATGTGCTTGAATGTGTTTCAGGTGATGTGACTACACAGGTCGCCCTCCAGCCTGCACTGAGGTTTAACGGCGGTGGTCACATCAATCACACCATTTTCTGGACCAACCTCTCTCCGAACGGCGGTGGGGAACCTCAAGGTGAgccaagggggggggaggcatggAAAGAATTTTTAaaccctccaccaccacccccccacccctgaccaGTTTTAGTGCATTTAACATCAACTGGATTTTCTTCAgaaggggagaagaaaaaaaaataataatttttggaCTGGTCATGAAGATGCTATCTTGATTGCctggtttttatttcacttttttattgcaaaaaagaACAGATGTTGAAGATCATTGATGgattacagcagtgtgagtctGCACGGGATTTTTACCCAGGAGGTTACGAGTTCAAATCCCAGATGTGAGGCTCTTTCAGTTGTCGGACCTTGGACATGTGTAATTATTTCCCTGCAATCTCCAGTTCAAAGGCTAATGTAGTACAATTAAAAAGTGACGTAATCTCCCCCTTGGCTAGTCCAGTGGGTAAGGTGCGTGAAATGAGAGCTGAAAGATAGATGTTGATTCAAGCTGTGCGTGGCCCTGCTGTCTTACGTGCTTTGACTCATTCCGCCCTCTCGCTTAATGCTTGTGCCGACTGTTTCCATTCTGCAGGGGAGCTGCTGGAGGCTATCGAACGTGACTTCGGATCCTTCCAGAAGATGAAGGAGAAGATGTCCGCGGCAACCGTTGCCGTGCAGGGCTCAGGCTGGGGCTGGCTGGGGTTCGAGAAGGAGAGCGGAAGGCTACGGATCGCGGCGTGCGCCAACCAAGATCCCCTCCAGGGAAccacaggtgcgtgtgtgtgtgtgtgtgtgtgcgcgcgtgcatgcgtgtgtgtgcgtgctcgtgtgtgtgtgcgcatgcgtgtgtctctctgtttttttcagaataacATACCGGCTCATGCAGAAGTACCATAACACATGcatgtgatcttttttttttacgccccTCTATTCCCCACTATTACTTTGTATCAGTGACATGATTTACAGTTCTGATGTCATATAATGTACCATTCTCTTAGTATTGCTTGTAGCGTCCTCTTAAACTCCGCAGTGCACATGGTGTGCATCTGTGAGCATACCCAAACCCACAAGGGTGCATTTGAAGTCCTCATTTGCCATGTTGTTACCTCGCTTCACAGATAACACAGAACTGGGACAGGGGCCAATGTGTTTGGTTATGTTGGctcatttaaccctttgaagagttggttttttttttttttttttgaatgctttttgaaaattcaaagtcagtgttctagaactccactgcttacAGTTAAAAGGACGGCAGAGAGGTCCTttagtattttttaaagttggttcagacagggagaaagcagcGAGGGTGAAAGACAGAGATGGGATCAGGGTGCAGAGAGTGGCATTGCAGGGAATGGAACCCGCAGCCCCACAGGGGGACTTTTATACGGCCACCCTGCTGTGCCCCACACTCACTACttaccatccatttacacagctgggcatttactgaagcaattcgggGTCAAGGGTACGATAACAGTTACACAGCTGGGAATTGAACTTGcaacctctgttttttttccccccaggtCTTATTCCCCTTCTTGGGATTGACGTGTGGGAGCACGCCTACTACCTCCAGTACAAGAACGTCCGGCCGGACTACGTGAAGGCGATCTGGAACGTGGTGAACTGGGAGAACGTGTCCGAGCGGCTTCAGGCCGCCAAGAAATGAGACTGGCCCTGTGGAACGGGAGGTGTGGAAAATGAGCGAACTCCTCTTCCTGCAAACGACCTCTCATTATCCGCCTGCTCGAAGTCAGACAGCCGTGCCCCGCAGTGGCTGTTCGGACTGATGTGGTGCCTGCGAACATAGAGCCAATATTTGCTGACTTTAGATTGTATGCAGCCttatttcccatcatgcatcgCTTCAGCGGCATCAAGTGATGAGAGCTTAGGTCTGTTGCCGTgcttcattaaaattatttgcGGGAGTTCAGTCCATGCTTCCTCCCTTTTATGATCCCCTGATTGTGCTTtatcctcctcttcatcactaCTGACTGGAGAAGTGGCACACCTCTCCCTGACTGTAGCTTATAGGCTGTAGTTTCCTCTTGAGCAGCTAGGGGGCGCTTGTGTGATGAGGCTGCCTGAATGCTGGAACAGTAGTGGCACAAGCTTGATCCTGGGGGACTACCCTGTGTATGCTGTCTTTAAGCTCTACCATAATTGCGTCCTTTGAGTTGTAAAAAGATCCTAATTGTTCTTGGACAGTTTGTTGAGTTAAAGAAGCCCTTTTAAGgtctcattattttaaaatagctaTAAATCCCATAAGGAAGGATGTTCTATATTCATATCCCTGGACCCTTAATCGGTCAGATCAAGCAttactttattttctgtcatgtGCTTTATGGGAAATGATTAATTTAGAGCGGTTATTCTTTTAATTGTGGACTGAGAAATTAAAGGAACCGGGGTCCTAATTGCAAAAATTGTGAaccccttcactggaactagtgtttttggaaaatgaagttAAGTGTCTGATCAAAATGGCAGCGAATCAACCTATTGTTTGCACATTTATGTTAAAATAGATTTAAGGAGACGGTTATGGAAGAACGTTGAGCAGCGTTTGGTTCCAACCAGCAAGTCACCGATGGCACGCCGCCTGTTATTGGCTGAGTGAGgcctgactgtgacatcacatttgAGTAGCACATACCATGagttaaaataatcaaaaacaaactCCGTATTGACACGATGTCATAAAGCTTTGAGTATGACTGCGGGCTGAAGTGCTTTCCCCCTCTTCATCTGAAGCTGTGCTTATGTAACCTGTTggtttcctaaaaaaaaaatgcagcttggCTTCTTAAGCTGCATAATGATTTATATTTACTGGCCTTGGAGGATAAATGGAAATGGTGtatattactgaaacaattcaaatCCAAGCCATGTggatttgattttttattttttactctctGTATTAATGATCAACGAACAGTGATTTATTTCCCTCTGCTGCTGTGATTTTTAAagcgcgctgtgtgtgtgtgtgtctgtgtctgaaacAAAAGTTCAGAGAAGTACTGAGAATTTTCTCAGAACGCTTCCCCTGATACAaagggtgatgacatcactggccGTGGTTATTTTGAGATATATGCTCatttttttgaagtgttttcTATAAATATTTGCTAAAATTGCTATTGTTCTCGCATTCTGCAATGAGGAGATTTTTGTTCCTGCGCACTACCACTAGGTGGTGCCGTTTGCAAACTTTTCAGTACAACTTCCTTCCCTGGTcacttgagtgtgtgtatgtggtattACTGGGTACTAGTCAaagttttgtattgtttttttatattcacattttatgaaacaatgTCCTTGCAAAATTGGTGCAATCTCTTCACGTGTAAGCATAATCCTTAAACTCATTATAACCAGTAATTTAACTGGACAAGACTGAGACCATTTTATAGGATATTGTTAAAAATATTGCCTTGAGTGGAGAATTGGTGACTGATCAATTCCCTGCAAGCGAGCGCGTAGTATCGCCGACTGTTGGTCCGCCAGAAGTCTGCAAATCGCGATGTCGGCAGTCCCTTAGCGGAGGGAGCCGTTCGCCTATTAACTTGCATTCTCTTTTGGCGCTTTGCGAAatgctggctggctgactgacagctgtTACGACAGTAGGTCGCTAGCGGGCCATTATATGCTTGGTAGCTGCGTTACGATACGACTTCCAGTCCCTCTggatcgtgtttttttttttttttttttaaatcaagaaagAGTTGATTTACAGTTGGAAGTTGCACACTGTAGGCTACGTGGTGGCCATGTAACGTCGTGGTTTGTAGCGCGGTGGATTTCCACTCTTGCCTCGCTCCACAGTAATAGTATCTTCGACCGTTATTTTTCTCTCAGTTATGGAACT
Coding sequences within it:
- the sod2 gene encoding superoxide dismutase [Mn], mitochondrial, which codes for MLCKAGYIRRCAASLSCLASRQKHTLPDLTYDYGALEPHINAAIMQLHHSKHHATYVNNLNVTEEKYQEALTRGDVTTQVALQPALRFNGGGHINHTIFWTNLSPNGGGEPQGELLEAIERDFGSFQKMKEKMSAATVAVQGSGWGWLGFEKESGRLRIAACANQDPLQGTTGLIPLLGIDVWEHAYYLQYKNVRPDYVKAIWNVVNWENVSERLQAAKK